Proteins from a single region of Mucilaginibacter daejeonensis:
- a CDS encoding DUF4249 domain-containing protein, with product MKRTQIIYLLVAIAMVTITCKETYTPPDTNINTNWLVVEGNINTGNDSTIIKLSRTVKLTASTAIKPELNATLTIESNTNNNYTLTQKGNGVYYTVPLALDPNKQYRLRIRTSDNKQYLSDYVVPKVTPAIDEVTWKADDASLKIYNNTHDATGKARYYKWDFSETYQFISAVSSSWKSDGKQIVARNFPADDITTCWKTVESTTIGLGSSVKLTQDVIKDNLLTTVPSSEEKVSYKYSILVKQYALNKDAFEFWERLKKNTEQLGSIFDAQPSMLQSNIHNVTTPTEPVIGYLSACNVTTKRIFVSASELPSIYSRPRYSCPLDTFYFRNPNTRANDVTDILIPKFAIPAAEYTHPETGAVIGYTGQRGNCIDCTLRGSNKRPAFWQ from the coding sequence ATGAAACGCACACAGATCATTTACTTACTTGTGGCGATCGCCATGGTGACCATCACCTGTAAGGAGACCTATACGCCACCCGATACCAACATCAATACCAACTGGCTGGTGGTGGAAGGCAACATCAATACCGGGAACGACTCTACCATCATTAAACTGAGCCGGACGGTCAAGCTAACCGCATCAACAGCGATCAAGCCTGAGTTGAACGCCACGCTGACCATCGAGAGCAATACCAACAACAATTACACGCTTACGCAAAAAGGTAACGGCGTGTACTATACCGTGCCATTAGCACTTGACCCGAATAAACAATACCGGTTGCGTATACGCACCAGTGATAACAAGCAATACCTGTCAGACTATGTGGTACCAAAAGTGACCCCAGCCATTGATGAAGTGACCTGGAAGGCCGATGATGCCAGCCTGAAGATATATAATAACACCCATGATGCAACAGGCAAAGCCCGTTACTACAAGTGGGATTTCAGCGAGACCTATCAGTTCATTTCTGCAGTATCGTCAAGCTGGAAGTCGGACGGCAAGCAGATCGTGGCACGTAACTTTCCGGCAGATGATATCACCACTTGCTGGAAGACCGTGGAGTCGACCACCATCGGCCTCGGCTCATCAGTGAAGCTGACCCAGGATGTGATCAAGGACAACCTGCTCACCACCGTACCATCGTCGGAAGAAAAGGTAAGTTACAAGTACAGCATCCTGGTCAAACAATATGCGCTTAACAAAGATGCCTTTGAGTTTTGGGAGCGCCTGAAAAAGAACACCGAGCAGTTAGGATCCATATTTGATGCGCAACCATCCATGCTGCAAAGTAATATCCATAATGTGACCACTCCTACCGAGCCGGTGATCGGTTACCTATCGGCATGTAACGTGACCACTAAGCGGATATTCGTTAGCGCATCTGAGCTGCCTTCCATCTACAGCAGGCCACGTTATAGCTGTCCTTTAGATACGTTCTATTTCCGCAACCCCAATACGAGGGCCAATGATGTGACCGACATCCTGATACCGAAATTCGCTATACCTGCGGCAGAATACACACACCCGGAAACAGGTGCCGTGATCGGCTACACCGGTCAACGTGGTAACTGCATCGACTGTACTTTAAGAGGATCCAACAAACGACCTGCATTTTGGCAATGA
- a CDS encoding Dabb family protein, with product MIAHHVLFWLKADTTDEQKKAFRASLETLQGVEVVRTIHIGTPAPIERAVVDTTYTFSLLLTFDDLDAHNVYQVHPLHQAFLDEFRVYFDKVVIYDAQ from the coding sequence ATGATAGCACACCACGTACTTTTTTGGCTTAAAGCCGACACTACCGACGAGCAAAAGAAAGCGTTCCGCGCCAGCCTGGAGACCCTTCAGGGTGTTGAGGTGGTACGCACCATACACATTGGCACCCCGGCCCCTATCGAGCGCGCCGTGGTAGATACCACTTACACCTTCAGCTTGCTTTTGACCTTTGATGACCTCGACGCTCACAACGTTTACCAGGTTCACCCGTTGCACCAGGCCTTCCTTGACGAGTTCAGGGTATACTTTGATAAAGTAGTGATCTACGACGCCCAATAA
- a CDS encoding histone H1: protein MEKFNQLKEVIAASEADFTAFFEKGNKAAGTRVRNAMQQLKALAQEVREEVTTLKNKEK, encoded by the coding sequence ATGGAAAAATTCAACCAACTGAAAGAAGTGATCGCGGCAAGCGAGGCTGATTTCACCGCGTTTTTTGAGAAAGGCAACAAAGCTGCCGGTACACGTGTGCGTAACGCCATGCAACAACTGAAAGCTCTTGCTCAAGAAGTACGCGAAGAGGTAACTACCTTAAAGAACAAAGAGAAATAA
- the galB gene encoding beta-galactosidase GalB produces MINNFFMPLSITTKLVRIGGVFCAAIISNALCAQTRTEYLLDKGWAFSKGERQEAVSPTYNDSKWEHVTIPHDWAITGPFDGNNDKQEVKIEQNGEKEASVKSGRTGGLPFIGIGWYRLKFKAPAFANGKRASLIFDGAMSNAKVFVNGKEVGAWPYGYNSFYFDVTDKLIAGGNNVLAVRLENLPEASRWYPGAGLYRNVHLQVTNAAHIPVWGTYITTPVINKEFAKVAIQTQVSLPGNTFKPLKLVTEVLDQQGQKVSETSSTLAATDQQTFSQQAIVRSPKLWSPETPVLYTAVSRVYDNDKLVDEYTTKFGIRSIRIEAGKGFFLNDQVRKFKGVCNHHDLGPLGAAINVAALRRQLTILKDMGCDAIRTSHNMPAPELVQLCDEMGFMMMVESFDEWKTPKVKNGYSHLFDQWAEKDIVNMIHRDRNHPSVIMWSIGNEVPDQSAKGGNKIAKMLQDICHREDPTRPVTAGMDRLDAALNNNFASVLDIAGFNYKPAFYDKANDRLPQGFLLGTETASTVSSRGIYKFPVEFYKEKQYPDNQSSSYDFEACPWSQVPDDEFAKQDDLPFVIGEFVWTGFDYLGEPTPYDTKWPSHSSYFGIVDLAGLPKDRFYLYRAKWNPTQQTLHVLPHWTWPGREGQVTPVFCYTNYPTAELFINGKSMGKQTKNNTNNQTRYRLMWKDVKYEPGTLKIVAYDASGKAVAEKEVKTAGKPHHIVMKADRNSITADGKDLAYVDVSVVDANGNLCPDANNLINFEVTGAGSFKAVANGDATNLQSFQKPMMNAFSGMMVPIVQSSEKPGKIQLKASAKGLKAGVITIDTHSSTAK; encoded by the coding sequence ATGATCAACAATTTTTTTATGCCGTTAAGTATCACGACGAAATTAGTGAGGATCGGTGGTGTGTTCTGTGCTGCCATCATCTCCAATGCTCTTTGTGCGCAAACTCGAACTGAGTACCTGTTAGACAAAGGTTGGGCCTTTAGCAAAGGCGAACGCCAGGAAGCTGTATCGCCAACCTATAATGACAGCAAATGGGAACATGTGACCATCCCTCATGACTGGGCGATCACCGGACCGTTCGATGGTAACAACGATAAGCAAGAGGTTAAGATCGAGCAGAACGGAGAAAAAGAGGCTTCTGTAAAGTCAGGCCGTACTGGTGGTTTGCCATTCATTGGCATTGGTTGGTACAGGCTGAAGTTCAAAGCGCCTGCCTTTGCCAATGGTAAAAGGGCATCATTGATATTTGATGGCGCCATGAGCAACGCCAAAGTTTTCGTGAACGGTAAAGAGGTTGGCGCATGGCCTTATGGTTATAACTCGTTCTATTTTGACGTGACCGATAAACTGATCGCGGGTGGCAATAACGTACTGGCCGTACGTTTAGAGAATTTGCCTGAAGCGTCGCGCTGGTACCCAGGTGCTGGTTTGTACCGTAATGTGCACTTGCAGGTTACCAACGCTGCACACATCCCGGTTTGGGGTACTTACATCACCACCCCGGTGATCAATAAGGAATTTGCTAAAGTGGCTATTCAAACCCAGGTGAGCCTTCCGGGCAATACTTTCAAACCGTTGAAATTAGTTACTGAGGTACTGGATCAGCAAGGTCAAAAAGTATCGGAAACTTCGAGCACACTGGCCGCCACCGATCAGCAGACCTTTAGCCAGCAAGCCATTGTTAGGTCGCCAAAATTATGGTCGCCTGAGACACCTGTTCTGTATACCGCTGTATCACGCGTGTATGACAACGACAAATTAGTAGATGAATACACCACCAAATTCGGTATCCGTTCGATCCGTATCGAAGCAGGTAAGGGTTTCTTTTTGAACGATCAGGTACGCAAGTTCAAGGGTGTATGTAATCACCATGATCTGGGTCCGTTGGGTGCGGCTATCAATGTTGCTGCCCTACGCAGGCAACTGACCATTTTGAAAGATATGGGTTGCGATGCCATCCGTACCTCGCACAACATGCCTGCTCCTGAGCTGGTGCAGCTTTGCGATGAGATGGGCTTCATGATGATGGTAGAATCATTTGACGAGTGGAAGACCCCTAAGGTAAAGAATGGCTACAGCCACCTGTTCGATCAGTGGGCGGAAAAGGATATCGTGAACATGATCCACCGCGATCGTAACCACCCAAGTGTGATCATGTGGAGCATTGGTAACGAGGTGCCAGATCAGAGCGCTAAAGGCGGTAACAAGATCGCCAAGATGCTGCAGGACATTTGCCATCGCGAGGACCCTACCCGCCCGGTAACTGCTGGTATGGACCGCCTGGACGCGGCGCTGAACAATAATTTTGCCTCGGTATTGGATATTGCTGGATTTAATTATAAACCAGCCTTTTACGACAAAGCTAACGACAGATTGCCACAGGGATTCTTACTGGGTACCGAAACAGCTTCTACCGTAAGCTCAAGAGGTATCTACAAGTTCCCGGTCGAGTTCTACAAAGAGAAACAATACCCGGATAACCAAAGCTCATCTTACGATTTCGAGGCCTGTCCTTGGTCGCAGGTACCTGATGACGAATTTGCGAAGCAGGACGATTTGCCATTCGTGATCGGTGAGTTCGTATGGACCGGTTTTGATTACCTGGGCGAGCCAACGCCTTATGATACCAAATGGCCATCGCACAGTTCTTACTTTGGTATAGTGGATCTGGCTGGCTTACCTAAAGATCGTTTTTACCTGTACCGCGCCAAGTGGAACCCAACACAGCAGACCTTACACGTGCTGCCACACTGGACCTGGCCAGGCCGCGAAGGTCAGGTGACCCCGGTGTTCTGCTACACCAATTATCCAACGGCTGAGCTGTTCATCAACGGTAAAAGCATGGGTAAACAAACCAAGAACAATACCAACAACCAAACGCGCTACCGCCTGATGTGGAAGGATGTGAAGTACGAACCAGGTACCCTGAAGATCGTGGCTTATGATGCTAGCGGTAAGGCTGTAGCCGAAAAAGAGGTGAAGACCGCAGGCAAGCCACACCACATCGTGATGAAGGCCGACCGCAACTCGATCACCGCTGATGGTAAGGACCTGGCCTATGTTGACGTGAGCGTGGTAGATGCTAATGGCAACCTTTGCCCTGATGCCAATAACCTGATCAACTTTGAGGTTACTGGTGCTGGTAGCTTTAAGGCTGTAGCTAATGGCGATGCTACCAACCTGCAATCATTCCAAAAACCAATGATGAACGCATTCAGTGGTATGATGGTGCCGATCGTGCAAAGCAGCGAGAAGCCAGGCAAGATCCAACTGAAAGCTTCGGCCAAAGGTTTGAAAGCAGGAGTGATCACTATCGATACGCATTCGTCAACTGCCAAATAA
- a CDS encoding FUSC family membrane protein → MNWLSVKKNIAYFLSSEFFTDALRTVISILLPVWILFEVGSAQMAIAVGIGTLLTSLTDSSGTYDDKRTISWVSVILFFIVALTTSFCWPYPWLMGAVLFIFCVSFSMLTALGNRFSMVGTTAIALCVFISGLRPEDGFQFSAYILVGGVFYYVVSLLQAWLWPFRSLRQAVAECIMATASYMKARTAFYDHNIPLDECYHNIIPLHTLVSERQENVRDLLLRDRLAMRPDNSKGQQMLRIAMQVIDLYEHITTVHFDYQHFRQAFGVTGALEIVSRLIEIMSIELEQAGHAFYLNKPLVQDQHTKEVAYLESRLNYVIQHEDVSNQLLLTELHRNIKDISGRITQLRAMLAGSSQRQEVEGGEPPVYQDFLTYRPQSIDQLKLHFNLRSPILRFALRLAVACVFAFCLGRILPLGKYSYWIMLTVVVIMKPAYSITRQRNKQRLIGTLIGVGMGLLLLALIHNTVVLLVIALVFLLGFFTFARSRYALSVMFITPMVMLCLHIYSGRQTLFILERVYDTLIGCGIALAASYLFPVWEHWGITNYIREVIRANYAYLENLQQRISGKRTDHHTYKLIRKNVYTKLADLSAAFQRAMLEPDRTRVSVEDMQRFQALNHQLYGTVASLSSNGDLDQQVQPAHLRSVNDALSRLKLGIDAEYPLVIVPVEGHLTDAVPANEAPQGNLTQQFNSILATATQLEELSVRLQMLKV, encoded by the coding sequence ATGAACTGGCTTTCGGTCAAAAAAAATATAGCTTATTTCCTGTCCAGCGAGTTCTTTACCGATGCGCTGCGGACGGTCATCAGTATCCTGCTACCAGTGTGGATATTATTCGAGGTCGGTAGCGCACAAATGGCCATTGCCGTGGGTATTGGTACCCTGCTCACCAGCCTTACCGATAGCTCCGGTACCTATGATGATAAGCGTACCATATCATGGGTGAGCGTTATTCTGTTCTTTATCGTAGCGCTCACTACGTCGTTCTGTTGGCCTTATCCATGGTTGATGGGCGCGGTGCTGTTCATCTTCTGCGTAAGTTTTTCGATGCTGACCGCCTTGGGTAACCGGTTCTCGATGGTTGGCACCACAGCTATCGCGCTTTGCGTGTTCATCAGCGGCTTGCGACCGGAGGATGGCTTTCAGTTCAGTGCGTACATCCTGGTTGGTGGAGTATTCTATTACGTGGTGAGCTTACTACAAGCCTGGCTGTGGCCGTTCAGGTCGTTAAGGCAAGCGGTAGCAGAGTGTATCATGGCTACGGCATCTTATATGAAGGCCCGTACAGCGTTCTACGATCATAATATCCCGCTTGATGAGTGCTATCACAACATCATTCCGCTGCACACCCTGGTAAGCGAACGGCAGGAAAATGTACGGGACCTGCTACTGCGCGACCGGCTGGCCATGCGGCCTGATAACAGCAAAGGACAACAAATGCTGCGCATAGCCATGCAGGTGATCGATCTTTATGAGCACATTACCACGGTGCATTTCGATTATCAGCACTTCAGACAGGCCTTTGGCGTGACCGGTGCGCTCGAGATCGTGAGCCGGTTGATCGAGATCATGTCCATTGAGTTGGAACAGGCCGGGCATGCTTTTTATTTGAACAAGCCGCTTGTGCAGGATCAGCATACCAAGGAGGTTGCCTATTTAGAGAGCCGGCTCAACTATGTGATCCAGCATGAAGATGTATCCAACCAGTTGCTGTTGACCGAGCTGCACCGCAACATCAAAGACATTAGTGGCCGCATTACCCAACTGAGGGCCATGCTTGCCGGGAGCAGCCAACGTCAAGAGGTTGAGGGTGGTGAGCCGCCCGTATACCAGGACTTTTTGACCTACCGCCCGCAGAGCATCGATCAGCTCAAACTTCATTTTAACTTGCGCTCACCTATATTAAGGTTCGCGTTGCGGTTAGCGGTGGCCTGCGTGTTCGCTTTTTGCTTGGGCCGTATACTGCCACTGGGGAAGTATAGCTATTGGATCATGCTGACCGTGGTAGTGATCATGAAGCCGGCCTATAGCATCACCCGTCAGCGCAATAAGCAGCGCCTGATCGGGACGCTTATAGGGGTGGGTATGGGGTTGCTGCTGCTGGCGCTCATCCATAATACGGTGGTGTTGCTGGTCATTGCACTAGTTTTCCTGCTGGGCTTTTTCACTTTCGCCAGGAGCCGCTATGCCTTGAGCGTGATGTTCATTACGCCCATGGTGATGCTTTGCCTGCACATTTACAGCGGCAGGCAAACCTTGTTCATCCTCGAAAGAGTGTACGATACACTGATCGGTTGTGGCATAGCCTTGGCCGCCTCGTACCTGTTCCCGGTTTGGGAGCATTGGGGGATCACCAATTACATCCGCGAGGTGATCAGAGCCAACTATGCTTACCTCGAGAACCTGCAACAACGCATCTCCGGTAAGCGTACCGACCATCACACCTACAAACTCATCCGTAAGAACGTTTATACCAAATTGGCCGATCTTTCGGCCGCCTTCCAGCGGGCCATGCTGGAGCCCGACCGCACACGGGTATCGGTAGAGGATATGCAACGCTTCCAGGCATTGAACCACCAATTGTACGGTACGGTGGCGTCCCTATCGTCTAATGGCGATCTTGACCAGCAGGTCCAGCCTGCACATTTACGATCGGTGAACGATGCGCTAAGCAGGTTAAAGTTAGGCATCGATGCGGAGTACCCGCTGGTCATAGTCCCGGTCGAAGGTCATCTGACCGACGCCGTTCCCGCTAACGAGGCCCCTCAAGGCAATTTGACGCAACAATTCAACAGCATTTTAGCTACGGCCACGCAGTTGGAAGAGCTGTCTGTCAGGCTGCAAATGCTGAAGGTTTAA
- a CDS encoding AraC family transcriptional regulator: protein MKPQLLKVSRDLTYSYSSRRDNMPDINNRWHFHPELELIYFKKGDGTQFIGDNISQFNSGDVMLLGANLPHYWRFDERYFDTEGTNTVDVCVIHFDERFWGDTLLSLPESKRVKHTLDQAVRGIHLSGDEARPIGLLLEQIINADGIRKITLLLEVLDMIGATDGKTLLASLGFTHNFQEAEKDRIHDIYNYALTHFKKKITLAEIAAVANISPNSFCKYFKSRSRKTFSLFLNEIRVGHACKLLIEDQLPVKEICYESGFYNFASFHQYFKQITGKSPLGYQKSFVKAQ from the coding sequence ATGAAACCCCAGCTGCTCAAAGTATCGCGTGATCTGACCTACTCGTACAGCTCCCGTCGCGACAATATGCCCGACATCAATAACCGCTGGCATTTCCACCCGGAGTTGGAACTCATCTACTTTAAAAAAGGTGACGGCACTCAATTTATCGGCGATAACATAAGCCAATTCAACAGCGGCGACGTGATGCTATTAGGTGCCAACCTACCTCATTACTGGCGATTTGATGAACGATACTTTGATACCGAAGGCACTAACACAGTAGACGTTTGCGTGATCCATTTTGACGAACGCTTTTGGGGCGATACCTTGCTTTCACTACCCGAAAGCAAACGAGTGAAGCATACGCTCGATCAAGCCGTACGCGGTATACACCTTAGTGGTGATGAGGCACGACCGATCGGCTTGTTACTGGAGCAGATCATTAATGCGGACGGGATACGTAAGATCACGCTGTTATTAGAAGTGCTGGATATGATCGGTGCCACTGACGGTAAGACCTTGCTGGCATCGTTAGGATTCACCCATAACTTTCAGGAGGCTGAAAAGGATCGGATACATGACATCTATAATTATGCGCTTACCCACTTCAAGAAAAAGATCACACTGGCCGAGATAGCGGCGGTGGCTAACATCAGTCCCAACTCTTTTTGCAAGTATTTCAAGTCGCGCAGCCGCAAAACTTTCTCGTTGTTCCTGAACGAGATAAGGGTAGGGCATGCCTGTAAGCTACTTATAGAGGATCAACTGCCCGTAAAAGAGATCTGTTACGAGAGTGGCTTCTACAATTTTGCGAGCTTTCACCAATATTTTAAGCAGATCACCGGAAAAAGCCCATTAGGCTACCAGAAAAGCTTTGTTAAAGCGCAATAA
- a CDS encoding L-rhamnose mutarotase, whose protein sequence is MKRYCLTLDLKNDPHLIAEYEEWHRKVWPEVLESINTSGIEHMEIYRAGTRLFMIMEVSPTFSFEEKAKADADNAKVQQWEELMWKYQERLPGSQPGEKWVLMDRIFEL, encoded by the coding sequence ATGAAAAGATACTGCCTTACTCTTGACCTTAAGAACGACCCGCACCTTATTGCCGAATATGAAGAATGGCACCGTAAGGTATGGCCCGAAGTTCTGGAAAGCATAAATACTTCCGGCATCGAGCATATGGAGATCTATCGTGCAGGTACCCGCCTTTTCATGATTATGGAGGTATCACCTACGTTCAGTTTTGAAGAAAAGGCCAAAGCCGATGCGGATAATGCAAAGGTGCAGCAGTGGGAAGAACTGATGTGGAAGTACCAGGAGCGTTTACCCGGAAGCCAGCCCGGTGAAAAATGGGTACTGATGGACCGCATATTTGAGTTATGA
- a CDS encoding TonB-dependent receptor, translating to MNKLYLLFFFFIGLPLLGLAQRASEGPISVHFEQAGVNQFVTELEAKTGYRFFYDASKFDSLRVTLHLERAMLSTVLDSAFKGTKYHFAITAQKQVLLTKDIAILTQLASGYYNDAPTNATRPTTTAAPDYTSALAEKKVIEATSENKTYEIGVRSNNIRSGKVTLAGYVRDVKSGEPVIGASIYLPATKTGVVTDQFGYYSLTLERGPHTFLVRGLGMRDTRRQVVLYTDGKLNIDMQEQVTSLKEVRISAEKIANVRSVEMGVNKVDIVSIKQVPAVFGEADVLRVVLTLPGVQTVGEASTGFNVRGGSADQNLILLNDATIYNPSHFFGFFSAFDPDIVKDIELYKSSIPEKFGGRLSSILDVNNREGNKKKFTGSAGIGLLTSRFNIEGPIDSNRTSFIFGGRTTYANWLLDLLPAQYKNSRANFYDLSLNLSHRINEKNDLYFSGYYSNDGFRLNSDTSYNYGNRNFSLKWKHNFNNKLYSVVSGGYDRYQYGVSSTVNPVNAYKFAFNINQINFKSDFSYFINPKHTLSFGLNAIHYKLNPGSNVPVGSQSLTVAETVPAEQALESALYLGDKYNITNALTVNFGLRYSIFNYLGPQTVNNYAPGLPRTTVNLLDSTTYGSGKFIKTYGGPEIRLSARYIITDNFSIKAGYNTLRQYIHLLSNTTAISPTDVWKLSDPNIKPQFGDQVSFGIYKNFKSNTVETSVEVYYKRLKNYLDYRSGATLVLNQNIETDVLSTRGKAYGVEFLVKKNAGKLNGWMSYTYSRTFLKQDDPNAGELINGGAYYPANYDKPHAFNLIGNYRFTHRYSFSLNTVYSTGRPLTLPIGRFYYAGGERVVYSDRNQYRISDIFRMDVSVILEGNHRLKQRFHNSWTFGVYNLTGRNNAYSTYFSQEQGRINGYTLSIFANPIPFVNYNIRF from the coding sequence ATGAATAAACTTTACTTGTTATTTTTCTTCTTTATTGGTTTACCATTGCTGGGTTTGGCTCAACGAGCTTCAGAGGGTCCTATCAGTGTTCATTTTGAGCAGGCCGGGGTCAACCAATTCGTGACCGAGCTGGAAGCTAAAACGGGCTACCGTTTCTTTTACGATGCCAGCAAGTTCGATAGCTTACGGGTAACGCTTCACCTGGAGCGGGCCATGCTGAGCACAGTGCTTGATTCAGCTTTCAAAGGAACTAAGTACCATTTTGCCATCACTGCGCAAAAGCAGGTACTGCTTACTAAAGACATCGCTATCCTCACTCAACTTGCATCTGGGTATTACAACGACGCCCCGACCAACGCTACCCGGCCTACTACAACGGCCGCACCTGATTATACCTCCGCACTTGCTGAAAAAAAGGTGATCGAGGCCACGTCAGAGAATAAGACCTACGAGATAGGCGTGCGCAGCAATAACATCAGAAGCGGGAAAGTGACCCTTGCTGGCTATGTACGCGATGTAAAAAGCGGCGAACCGGTGATCGGTGCCAGCATTTACCTCCCAGCCACCAAGACCGGCGTGGTGACCGACCAGTTCGGTTATTATTCGCTCACGTTGGAACGCGGTCCCCACACCTTCCTGGTACGTGGCTTAGGTATGCGTGACACGCGCAGGCAGGTGGTACTTTACACCGACGGCAAGCTCAACATTGATATGCAGGAGCAGGTGACCTCACTTAAGGAAGTGAGAATATCGGCCGAAAAGATCGCCAACGTACGTAGCGTGGAGATGGGTGTGAACAAAGTGGATATCGTAAGCATTAAACAAGTTCCCGCCGTATTTGGCGAAGCCGATGTGCTGCGGGTAGTCCTGACCCTTCCCGGCGTACAAACCGTTGGTGAGGCCAGTACCGGCTTTAACGTACGTGGTGGCTCGGCCGACCAGAACCTGATCTTACTTAACGACGCAACGATCTATAATCCGTCACACTTTTTCGGTTTCTTCTCGGCGTTCGACCCAGACATCGTGAAGGACATCGAATTGTACAAAAGCAGCATTCCTGAAAAGTTCGGCGGACGTTTGTCCTCTATTTTGGATGTGAACAATCGCGAGGGTAACAAAAAGAAATTTACCGGATCGGCCGGTATAGGCTTGCTTACCAGCCGCTTTAATATAGAGGGGCCTATCGATTCTAACCGTACCTCATTCATCTTCGGTGGGCGTACCACTTATGCTAATTGGTTGCTTGATCTGCTGCCTGCTCAATACAAGAACAGCCGTGCTAACTTTTACGATCTTAGCTTGAACCTGAGCCACCGCATCAACGAAAAGAACGACCTTTATTTCAGTGGATATTACAGCAACGACGGTTTCAGGCTGAACAGCGATACCTCTTATAATTATGGCAACCGTAACTTCTCGTTAAAGTGGAAGCATAATTTCAATAACAAGCTTTATAGTGTGGTTTCAGGTGGATACGACCGCTACCAGTATGGCGTGAGCAGTACCGTGAACCCGGTGAATGCTTACAAGTTCGCATTCAATATCAACCAGATCAACTTCAAAAGCGACTTTAGCTATTTCATCAACCCTAAGCATACGCTATCATTTGGCTTAAATGCGATCCATTACAAGCTGAATCCGGGCAGCAACGTACCGGTAGGTTCACAGTCGTTGACGGTCGCAGAAACGGTACCTGCCGAACAAGCCTTGGAAAGCGCCTTATACCTGGGCGATAAGTACAACATCACCAACGCACTGACCGTGAATTTCGGTCTGCGTTACTCGATCTTCAATTACTTAGGTCCACAAACAGTGAACAATTATGCACCGGGCCTGCCACGTACCACAGTGAACCTGCTTGACAGCACCACTTATGGCAGCGGCAAGTTCATCAAGACCTATGGCGGTCCTGAGATCAGGTTATCGGCACGGTATATCATTACTGATAACTTCTCTATCAAGGCCGGTTACAATACGCTGCGCCAATACATCCACTTGCTATCGAACACTACGGCCATATCGCCTACTGATGTTTGGAAGCTGAGCGACCCGAACATCAAACCGCAATTTGGCGATCAGGTATCGTTCGGTATCTACAAGAACTTCAAATCGAATACCGTGGAGACGTCGGTTGAGGTATATTACAAGCGTCTGAAGAACTATCTGGATTACCGGAGCGGTGCCACCCTGGTGCTGAATCAAAATATCGAGACCGATGTATTATCGACCCGTGGAAAGGCCTATGGCGTGGAGTTCCTGGTGAAAAAGAACGCAGGTAAGCTGAACGGTTGGATGAGTTACACCTATTCGCGCACCTTCCTGAAACAGGATGACCCCAACGCGGGCGAGCTGATCAATGGTGGCGCTTACTATCCGGCAAATTATGATAAGCCCCACGCTTTCAACCTGATCGGTAATTATCGTTTTACGCACCGTTACAGCTTCTCGCTAAATACCGTTTACAGTACCGGCAGGCCGCTTACGCTGCCGATCGGCCGCTTCTATTACGCTGGCGGCGAGCGGGTGGTGTATTCTGACCGTAATCAATACCGTATCTCCGATATCTTCCGTATGGACGTTTCGGTGATCCTGGAAGGTAACCACCGCCTAAAACAACGTTTCCATAACTCATGGACCTTTGGAGTGTATAACCTGACCGGCCGTAACAACGCCTATTCAACTTATTTCAGCCAGGAACAAGGCCGTATCAACGGTTATACCCTGTCTATTTTTGCCAACCCGATACCATTCGTCAACTATAACATAAGGTTTTAA